One genomic window of Candidatus Pseudobacter hemicellulosilyticus includes the following:
- a CDS encoding T9SS type A sorting domain-containing protein, translating into MMKNLYSVPGRKTLFRTLLAFAGLLVISNPLRAQSSPATPQTPYLVKDINSAVAGLSSNPANFLLIGNVIYFIANHPLLGYELWKTDGTLPGTVLVKDINSGKAASNPGYLTNVGGTLFFSADDGIHGIELWKSDGTAAGTVMVKDIISGEGNSVPSYLVNVGGSLFFSANDGVNGNELWISDGTAAGTRMVKNIRQSGSSSPQQFAVVDNWLFFIATEDATGLELWKSDGTEAGTVIVKDIRSGTTHTTPQNLTAVNGALFFSASEGVNGIELWKSDGTAAGTVMVKDINSGSANSLPQNFANVNGTLFFSANDGVNGTELWKSDGTEAGTVMVKNIHSANSTPQYLTNVNGIVYFVATHETANRELWKSDGTDAGTVMVKDISIGGSHPQYLTAINNVLYFSATDEVNGTELWKSDGTAAGTVMIKDIFSGGNSSGPLGFTMLNGVLFFSASDAVNGTELWKSDGTEAGTEMLKDIYVGSADADIKYSTTVDGILYFVANDGVNGQELWKSDGTAAGTTMVRDIAGGSSSSAIQYLTNVNGILYFSANNGNDGAELWRSDGTAAGTVMVRDIISGSGSANVANLTAVGGTLYFTATDGANGVELWKSNGTSAGTVMVRNIASGSTGSNPQYLTNVNGTLYFSANDGANGNELWKSDGTSAGTVIVRNIVSGTGSSNPQNLTNVNGTLYFRASDGVNGTELWKSNGTSAGTVMVKDIRSGSSSSAPANLTNVNGTLYFSAADGTNGEELWKSNGTSAGTVMVKDIRSGSSSSYPAELTDVNGVLYFSASDGSNGTELWKSDGTANGTVMLMDIVSGSNSSSPEYFTQAGELVYFSASNNSYGIDLWKIDGTEITRVLENAIPDVFMLEEATLQLAAVNGKLFFISATLARNGYNAGSELWSLGYCNPANAIVNNTLVSGGISYTSQQQISQSALHCGCDILNNLIVSVNAAGDNPASGPMQSTVWLDAAQGGQFVSRHYEVNPEPDAATATGKITLYFTQEEFTGYNTVAARLLPASSTDAAGISNLRVIQRTGFGDEDGSTDSYSGAATTIDPDDTDIVWNNTDNRWEVSFATLGFGGYWVTTNAATLPLTWLNFSAKLDAGQKALVSWKVAELDIMKYEIEKSTDGRAFVSIGQQLSKGNGTNEYVFADAHPFTGNSPHAFYRVKQYDKDGTAGYSKIGVLKYNLVAGSAIYPNPFAEKIIVQSNRVQRIQVVDMTGRIIDNRQLSIGENVLNGSAWPPGIYLLKLPDATHKMIKR; encoded by the coding sequence ATACTCCGTACCCGGGAGAAAGACCCTTTTCCGGACATTACTGGCATTTGCAGGTTTATTGGTGATCAGCAATCCCCTCCGGGCCCAGTCGTCCCCGGCTACTCCGCAAACTCCCTACCTGGTAAAAGATATAAACAGTGCTGTTGCCGGTTTATCGTCCAATCCCGCAAACTTTTTGCTTATCGGCAATGTCATTTATTTTATTGCCAACCATCCTTTACTGGGTTATGAGCTTTGGAAAACAGATGGCACCCTGCCGGGTACTGTCCTGGTGAAGGATATTAATAGTGGAAAAGCTGCCTCAAACCCAGGATACCTGACCAATGTGGGAGGGACCCTGTTCTTTAGTGCAGACGATGGTATTCATGGCATTGAACTGTGGAAGAGTGATGGTACTGCCGCCGGTACGGTCATGGTAAAAGATATTATCAGTGGCGAAGGTAATTCCGTTCCGTCTTACCTGGTCAATGTCGGCGGCTCTTTGTTTTTTAGCGCCAATGATGGTGTCAATGGCAATGAGCTATGGATAAGCGATGGCACAGCAGCAGGTACCAGGATGGTAAAGAATATTCGCCAGAGCGGCAGTTCCAGCCCGCAGCAGTTTGCTGTTGTGGACAATTGGTTGTTCTTTATAGCCACAGAGGACGCCACCGGTTTAGAGCTATGGAAAAGCGATGGCACTGAAGCTGGAACGGTCATAGTAAAAGATATTCGCAGCGGAACTACTCATACCACCCCCCAAAACCTGACCGCAGTGAATGGCGCCCTGTTCTTCAGCGCCAGTGAAGGCGTCAATGGTATTGAACTCTGGAAGAGTGATGGTACTGCTGCCGGTACGGTCATGGTGAAAGATATAAATAGTGGCAGCGCCAATTCTCTTCCCCAAAACTTTGCCAATGTAAACGGTACCCTGTTTTTCAGCGCCAATGATGGGGTCAATGGGACTGAACTCTGGAAGAGCGATGGAACGGAAGCTGGCACGGTGATGGTGAAAAACATACATAGCGCCAATTCCACGCCTCAGTACCTGACCAATGTAAATGGCATAGTCTATTTTGTAGCTACTCATGAAACGGCTAACCGCGAGTTGTGGAAAAGCGATGGTACCGATGCCGGTACCGTTATGGTAAAGGATATATCTATTGGCGGGTCACATCCACAGTACCTGACAGCCATTAATAACGTGCTGTATTTTAGCGCTACAGATGAGGTTAACGGAACTGAGTTATGGAAGAGTGATGGTACAGCTGCCGGTACGGTCATGATAAAGGATATCTTTAGTGGAGGCAACTCTTCTGGTCCGCTTGGTTTTACTATGTTGAACGGCGTCCTCTTTTTTAGCGCCAGTGATGCTGTCAACGGAACAGAGCTATGGAAAAGTGATGGTACGGAAGCCGGCACTGAAATGCTGAAAGATATATATGTTGGAAGTGCAGATGCCGATATAAAGTATTCAACAACTGTAGACGGCATCCTGTATTTTGTTGCCAATGACGGTGTCAATGGACAGGAATTGTGGAAAAGCGACGGTACTGCTGCCGGTACCACAATGGTCAGGGATATTGCCGGTGGAAGCAGCAGCTCCGCTATCCAATACCTGACCAATGTCAACGGCATCCTGTATTTCAGCGCCAATAACGGAAATGATGGCGCTGAACTCTGGAGATCAGATGGCACTGCAGCTGGTACGGTCATGGTGCGGGATATTATCAGTGGAAGCGGAAGCGCCAATGTGGCCAACCTGACCGCGGTTGGCGGCACTTTGTATTTTACTGCTACTGATGGCGCCAATGGCGTTGAACTCTGGAAAAGCAATGGCACGTCGGCCGGCACAGTTATGGTGAGGAATATAGCCAGTGGAAGCACCGGTTCCAATCCACAATACCTGACCAATGTGAACGGTACCCTGTATTTTAGCGCCAATGATGGTGCCAATGGTAATGAATTGTGGAAAAGTGATGGCACATCAGCCGGTACGGTCATAGTCAGGAATATTGTCAGTGGGACTGGCAGTTCAAATCCACAGAACCTGACCAATGTGAACGGAACGCTTTATTTCAGGGCCTCTGACGGTGTCAATGGAACTGAACTCTGGAAAAGCAATGGGACTTCTGCCGGCACGGTGATGGTGAAGGATATTCGCAGCGGGAGCAGCAGTTCCGCTCCGGCTAACCTGACCAATGTGAATGGTACCCTCTATTTTAGCGCTGCTGATGGTACAAATGGAGAAGAACTTTGGAAAAGTAATGGTACATCTGCCGGTACGGTGATGGTAAAGGATATACGCAGCGGAAGCAGCAGCTCCTACCCGGCGGAATTGACTGACGTAAATGGTGTCCTGTATTTCAGCGCCAGTGACGGCAGCAATGGGACCGAACTCTGGAAAAGTGACGGTACGGCCAACGGTACGGTAATGCTGATGGATATTGTCAGCGGCAGCAATAGTTCCAGTCCGGAATATTTCACGCAGGCAGGGGAACTTGTGTATTTCAGCGCCTCGAATAATTCATATGGAATTGACCTGTGGAAGATTGATGGGACGGAGATCACCAGGGTGCTGGAAAATGCTATTCCGGATGTATTCATGCTGGAGGAGGCCACCCTTCAGCTGGCTGCTGTAAATGGAAAATTATTCTTTATTTCTGCTACACTTGCCCGGAATGGGTATAATGCCGGCTCCGAACTCTGGTCTTTGGGATATTGTAACCCGGCCAATGCCATAGTAAACAATACCCTGGTCAGCGGTGGTATTTCCTATACCAGCCAGCAGCAGATCAGTCAGTCCGCGCTGCATTGCGGCTGTGATATTTTAAATAACCTGATCGTTTCCGTAAACGCAGCAGGGGATAACCCGGCCAGCGGCCCTATGCAATCAACTGTTTGGCTGGATGCAGCACAGGGCGGGCAGTTTGTCAGCAGGCACTATGAAGTGAACCCGGAACCTGATGCGGCTACAGCCACGGGAAAAATTACCCTGTACTTCACCCAGGAAGAGTTTACTGGTTATAACACAGTAGCTGCAAGGTTATTGCCCGCCAGCAGTACAGATGCTGCAGGTATTTCCAACCTGCGGGTGATCCAGCGTACGGGCTTCGGTGATGAAGATGGCAGTACAGACAGTTATAGCGGCGCAGCCACCACCATTGACCCGGATGATACGGATATTGTCTGGAACAATACGGATAACCGCTGGGAAGTGAGTTTTGCTACCCTGGGCTTTGGTGGGTATTGGGTAACAACAAATGCTGCTACGCTGCCGTTGACCTGGCTGAATTTCTCTGCAAAGCTGGATGCCGGGCAAAAAGCCTTGGTGAGCTGGAAAGTAGCAGAGCTGGATATCATGAAGTATGAGATAGAAAAAAGCACCGACGGCAGGGCATTCGTCAGTATTGGCCAACAATTATCCAAAGGGAATGGGACAAATGAATATGTTTTTGCAGATGCCCATCCTTTTACCGGCAATAGCCCGCATGCTTTTTACCGGGTAAAACAATACGATAAGGATGGTACGGCCGGGTATAGTAAAATTGGCGTACTGAAATATAACCTGGTGGCCGGATCAGCCATTTACCCCAACCCGTTTGCAGAAAAAATAATAGTTCAGAGCAATCGGGTACAAAGAATACAGGTGGTGGACATGACGGGCAGGATCATTGACAATAGACAGTTGTCCATAGGTGAAAATGTGCTCAATGGCAGTGCCTGGCCTCCGGGGATATACCTGCTTAAGTTACCAGATGCCACGCACAAGATGATTAAGCGATAG
- a CDS encoding glycoside hydrolase family 88 protein: MKKILLAGLLVVPIFPAAFSQQPNTKQIFRDIEKQVEYLLVNMDTIPVGPKGQDAGPRTFVNGGLKMVHPNDWTSGFFPALLWYLYEYTGKKEWKGWAQLFSDRIRNEQYSTNTHDLGFMIYCPFGNGYRLTGDSSYRSVIIQAARSLSTRFNPVPGVIRSWDHHKAEWQYPVIIDNMMNLELLFRATELTRDSSFYRIAVSHADKTLANHFRPDNSSYHVVDYNPATGAVNRKVTAQGYSDSSAWARGQAWGLYGYTMTYRFTRDPRYLRQAEAIAQFILARADQLPDLVPYWDYNAPGIPDAPKDASAAAITAAALFELAGFSKAPDYRGYAQKILASLTSHYRSPIGQNGGFLLLHSTGHHPAGSEIDVPIIYADYYYVEALMRSLQKR, encoded by the coding sequence ATGAAAAAAATATTGCTTGCCGGCTTGTTGGTCGTCCCCATCTTTCCCGCTGCTTTTTCGCAGCAGCCCAATACCAAACAAATTTTCAGGGATATAGAAAAGCAGGTAGAATACCTGCTCGTCAATATGGATACCATCCCGGTTGGTCCCAAAGGGCAGGATGCCGGGCCACGGACCTTTGTCAACGGTGGGTTAAAAATGGTGCATCCCAACGACTGGACCAGCGGCTTTTTCCCGGCTTTGCTCTGGTACCTCTATGAGTATACCGGCAAAAAGGAGTGGAAAGGCTGGGCGCAGCTTTTCAGTGATCGTATCCGGAACGAACAATACAGCACCAATACCCATGATCTGGGTTTCATGATCTACTGTCCCTTCGGCAATGGCTACCGGCTGACCGGTGACAGCAGTTACCGGAGTGTCATCATCCAGGCGGCCCGTTCGCTCAGCACCCGTTTCAATCCCGTGCCGGGTGTGATCCGCTCCTGGGATCATCATAAAGCGGAGTGGCAGTACCCTGTCATCATCGACAATATGATGAACCTGGAACTGTTGTTCCGGGCCACTGAGCTCACCCGCGATTCCTCTTTTTACCGCATCGCCGTATCACATGCCGATAAAACACTGGCCAATCATTTCCGTCCTGACAACAGCTCTTATCATGTAGTGGATTATAACCCGGCCACAGGCGCTGTGAACCGGAAGGTCACTGCGCAGGGTTATAGTGATAGCTCAGCCTGGGCGCGCGGGCAGGCCTGGGGCCTGTATGGCTATACCATGACCTACCGCTTCACCAGGGATCCCCGTTATCTCCGGCAGGCGGAAGCCATTGCGCAGTTTATCCTGGCCAGGGCTGATCAGCTGCCTGACCTGGTGCCTTACTGGGATTATAATGCGCCGGGTATCCCTGATGCTCCCAAAGATGCGTCGGCGGCCGCCATCACAGCTGCTGCTTTGTTTGAGCTGGCGGGCTTCAGTAAAGCACCCGATTACCGGGGCTACGCGCAGAAAATACTGGCCAGTCTCACCAGTCACTACCGTTCACCCATCGGGCAGAACGGTGGCTTCCTGCTGCTGCACAGCACCGGTCATCATCCTGCCGGCAGTGAGATTGATGTGCCTATTATTTATGCGGATTATTATTATGTGGAAGCATTGATGCGGAGCCTGCAAAAGCGATGA